The Bacteroidetes bacterium SB0662_bin_6 genome contains a region encoding:
- a CDS encoding TonB-dependent receptor: MVSGHVLSAEENFPVPNVSILVSDTEFGTASKEDGTYTLRLPSGEHLLQFSAVGFETAQHRIAVQPGETTVLNVRLDVSVVQMQDVVVEDELFFPEPGVYALEPEVARNLPSPFKGFQALSVLPGVAANNELSNQYSVHGGGFHENLIFVNGFEVYMPLRPRQGEQEGLGLLNPELADRLVLYTGGFPAKYGGKLSSVLETSYHRPDGESMRGSATASLLDAGLSHRGAVAGGRFGWNAGFRKARARHFFRTQEKKGDYRPDYTDVQGLATWRFAPGHEIEALGIYANHVFRFDPESRKTYFGIVSADPNRPSDLRSFWTRYEGDENDGYKTRFAGVRLINRVSASWSVEHDAAYFSISETERFDIQGASIVFRVNPNSDPATGAGHIPTGNVTEEEFADNLIESAAWTGQGRYRFQASRHVMEAGWSVRAFSFSDRIDEHSILYGRNTSGESVRIEANRLSDEATLSAWKTGVYLQDTIQRGGLLVTGGMRADRFSFNGAWTVAPRISARYVVSERITTSGSWGYYHQTPTYREFRGKPVPGETILGALNRDIRSQRSVQYVLGGEYFLPSRRLYVRATAFYKDMDRLISYDVRNVRLLYSGENDAEGEAFGLDVHLYGELVPGLESRLNYAYLNAVETFLPEYRSEVLEGTIPRPSDQRHTISLFVQDYIPGDDTWRVHLRGLFGSGFPYTPPVPDRQIGRFVIQVPGERNSARYPPYRRVDLGLTKIVGVGAGMHLELTAELLNAFNMTNTVTYTWTPDNAGIWERIPTRLTPRTFNVRFRLEW, from the coding sequence ATGGTATCCGGGCACGTCCTGTCCGCAGAGGAGAATTTTCCTGTACCTAACGTCAGCATCCTCGTAAGCGATACCGAATTCGGCACCGCGAGCAAGGAGGACGGGACCTACACGCTCCGCCTGCCCTCGGGCGAGCACCTGTTGCAGTTCTCGGCAGTGGGGTTCGAGACGGCGCAGCACCGCATAGCAGTTCAGCCCGGCGAAACGACGGTCCTGAATGTTCGCCTCGATGTGTCGGTCGTACAGATGCAGGATGTCGTGGTGGAAGACGAGTTGTTCTTCCCCGAACCCGGGGTGTATGCACTGGAGCCCGAAGTCGCCCGCAACCTGCCCTCTCCTTTCAAGGGGTTCCAGGCGCTGAGCGTACTCCCGGGCGTCGCCGCCAACAACGAACTCTCCAACCAGTACTCGGTACACGGCGGGGGCTTTCACGAAAACCTTATTTTCGTCAACGGCTTCGAGGTTTACATGCCGTTGCGTCCGAGGCAGGGGGAGCAGGAGGGGCTCGGCCTGCTTAACCCGGAGTTGGCGGACCGGCTCGTGCTGTACACGGGGGGATTTCCGGCGAAGTACGGGGGGAAACTGTCGTCCGTGCTGGAAACCAGCTACCACCGCCCGGACGGCGAATCCATGCGCGGGTCCGCGACGGCCTCCCTTCTCGATGCAGGCCTCTCGCACCGGGGCGCGGTTGCGGGGGGGCGTTTCGGGTGGAATGCCGGTTTCCGAAAAGCGCGCGCCCGCCACTTCTTCCGCACGCAAGAAAAAAAGGGGGATTATCGCCCCGACTACACGGATGTGCAGGGGCTGGCGACCTGGCGCTTCGCACCGGGACATGAAATCGAAGCGCTGGGTATTTACGCCAACCACGTATTCCGCTTCGACCCGGAGAGCCGCAAGACCTATTTCGGCATTGTGAGCGCCGACCCCAACAGGCCGTCGGACCTGCGTTCCTTCTGGACCCGCTATGAGGGCGACGAAAACGACGGATATAAAACGCGGTTCGCCGGCGTGCGCCTGATCAACCGGGTCAGTGCTTCCTGGTCCGTGGAACACGACGCGGCCTACTTCAGCATTTCGGAGACGGAACGCTTCGATATCCAGGGGGCTTCCATCGTGTTTCGCGTCAATCCGAATAGCGACCCCGCTACCGGTGCGGGGCACATTCCCACCGGCAACGTCACCGAAGAGGAATTTGCCGATAATCTCATAGAAAGCGCCGCATGGACCGGACAGGGCCGGTACCGGTTCCAGGCCAGCCGGCATGTCATGGAGGCGGGCTGGAGCGTGCGCGCCTTTTCTTTTTCCGACCGCATCGACGAGCACTCCATTCTGTACGGCAGGAACACGAGCGGCGAATCCGTTCGCATCGAAGCGAACCGCCTCTCCGACGAAGCCACGCTTTCCGCATGGAAAACCGGCGTGTACCTGCAGGACACGATCCAGCGGGGTGGGTTGCTCGTCACGGGCGGCATGCGGGCGGACCGGTTCTCTTTCAACGGCGCATGGACGGTCGCCCCCAGAATCTCGGCGCGGTACGTCGTCAGCGAGCGCATCACGACTTCCGGCTCGTGGGGCTACTACCACCAGACCCCGACCTACCGCGAATTCCGCGGCAAACCCGTGCCGGGCGAAACGATTCTTGGGGCCCTCAATCGGGATATCCGGTCCCAGCGGTCGGTACAGTATGTGTTGGGCGGGGAATATTTCCTGCCTTCGAGGCGGCTGTACGTACGCGCTACGGCTTTTTACAAGGATATGGACCGCCTCATATCGTACGACGTGCGGAACGTGCGCCTCCTGTATTCCGGGGAAAACGACGCGGAGGGAGAGGCGTTCGGGCTGGATGTGCATCTGTACGGCGAACTCGTACCTGGGCTCGAAAGCCGGCTGAATTACGCGTACCTGAATGCCGTCGAGACTTTTCTGCCGGAGTACCGGTCGGAGGTGCTGGAAGGAACGATCCCGCGCCCCTCGGACCAGCGTCACACCATTTCGCTCTTTGTGCAGGATTATATCCCGGGGGATGACACATGGAGAGTGCATCTGCGCGGCCTCTTCGGGAGCGGCTTCCCGTACACGCCGCCCGTTCCCGACCGTCAGATAGGCAGATTCGTGATTCAGGTGCCCGGCGAAAGAAATTCGGCCCGCTATCCCCCGTACCGGCGCGTGGATCTCGGCCTGACGAAAATCGTGGGCGTCGGGGCCGGAATGCACCTGGAATTGACCGCGGAACTGCTCAATGCGTTCAATATGACGAACACGGTCACGTATACCTGGACGCCCGACAATGCCGGTATCTGGGAGCGGATTCCCACGCGCCTGACCCCCCGCACCTTCAACGTCCGGTTCCGCCTGGAGTGGTGA